TGGTGGTCAACCGTTCCCAGCCTCGGCTGGACCGCCTGCGCAGCCTGGTGGAGCGGCTGCAGACCGACATCCAGTTCGAATACATTTGCAACCAGGATCCCCGGCGCAACGACGAGATCATGGCGGCCCTGCCCGACGGCTCGGTGGTGATCAACGCCACGGGCATGGGCAAGGACCGCCCCGGCTCGCCCATCACCGATGCCGGCCGCTTCCCCTTTCGAGGCGTCGCCTGGGAGCTGAACTATCGGGGCGAGCTGAACTTCCTGCACCAGGCCCTGGCCCAGCAGAAGGCCCGCCAGCTCACCGTGGAGGACGGCTGGCTCTACTTTCTCCACGGCTGGAGCCTGGTCATCGGCCACGTGCTCCATCGGGAGATCGATCCGGCAACCTTCGACCGCCTGGCCGCCATCGCCGGGGCGGTGGCCCCACGGACGGGCCTGGGGGCCAGAACGGAGCGTTCCTGACCCTGCAGGGACGCCCCTCTCCAAACCAGTGAGGAACGAGCCATGCAACCCATTCCATTGCGTACCACCGTGATCGGCAGTTATCCCTTCCCCGCCTGGCTGGAATTCGCCAGCCAGCACCTCTCGGCCTTCGGCCCGGCCGACGTGGCCGAAATGGTCGACGACGCCGTCGTGGCCGCCATCCACGACCAGGTCCAGGCCGGGCTGGACGTCATCACCGACGGCGAGCAGACCCGGCTGGACTTCAACCTCTCCTTCTACGGCTATTTGGATGGGATCGAGCAGGAACAGCAGCCGGCCCGTCGCTTTGGCCCGCCTGCCCACGACCAGCGGGGCAAGCACCGCATCGTGGGCGAGCTGCGGGCACCCAGGGGCCTGGGCGTAGTGGAGGAATTCCAGCGCCTGCAGCGCCTGGCGCCATCGGGGCCCACCCTCAAGGCCAGCGTCCCCGGCCCGTACACCCTCAGCGGCCGCCTCATCCCCAACGAGCGCTACCCGGACCGCTATGCGATCACCGAGGCGCTGCTGCCCATCGTGCGTCGCGAGCTGGAAGCCCTGGTGGAGGCCGGCTGCCAGGAAATCTGCGTGGACGAGCCGTCCATGAGCTGTTACGCCTACCGGGAGGATCCGGAGCGTTTCGTGGACATCTTCAACCGCACGGTGGCGCCGGTGGTGGGGCGCTGTCGCCTCTCCACCCACCTCTGCTTCGGCAACTACAAGGGCCGGGCCGTGGGGCCCCGCCGCTACGCCCCCATGTTCCCCGCCTTCCTGAAGATGGCGGTGGATGAAATCCACGTGGAGATGGCCAGCCGGGAATTCGCCGAGATCGAGCTCATCGGCCAAATTGCCGCCGAGCGGGATGTGGCCGTGGGGATTGTGGACGTCAAGAGCTACTACATCGAGACACCCGAGGACGTGGCCGAGCGGGTTCGCCTTTGCCTGCGCCATGCCCCGCCGGAGCGGCTGGCCTTTGCGCCGGACTGCGGCCTGAGCCAGACCGCGCGCTGGGCGGCCCGGCTGAAGCTCCAGAACCTGGTGGCCGGCGTCCATCAAGTTCGCCAGGAGTTAGGAGTGTGACTTCCATGTTTGTCACCGTGGGCAACATCACCCTGGATCTCTTCATCTCCGGCCTGGAAAAGGTGCCTGCCTTCGGCGGCGACGAATTCACGGCAGACAATCTGACCTTTTGCGACGAGCCCCTCACCATGGTGCTGGGTGGCAACGGCGCCATCAGCGCCTATGTGCTGGCCCGGCTGGGGGCCCTGGCCACCCCCTGTGGCGCCATCGGCCAGGACCAGGCCGGGGACATTGTGGCCGCCTGGCTGACCGCGGCCGGGGTGGACATGGAGGGGCTCCGGCGGACCGACGAGGTCGCCACGGCCACCACCACCGTCATCACCGACCGGGCCCTGAACCGGGTTGCCTTTCACCATCCCGGCGCCTCCCACTGGTACGCGCCGGAGGCGCTCCCCATGCGTCTGGTGGCCCAGGCCGATGTGCTGCTGGTTTCCAGTTATCCCCTGCTGCCTCGCTGGCGGCCGGATGGCTTCGCCCAGATTTTGCGCCAGGCCCGGCGCACGGGCACCATCACCGCGCTGGACATCGGGCCTGCCATCGGCCAGGCCGCACAACTGGAGGAGCTGCGCCCGCTGCTGCCCCACGTGAACTACCTGCTCTGCAATGGCCACGAGCTGGCCGTCTGTACCGGCGCCAAAACCCTGAAGGAGGGAGTGATGGCCCTGCTGGAGGCCGGGGCCCAGCACGTGGTGGTGAAGCGGGGCGCCCAGGGCGCGGTGTTGGTGGATCGCAGCGGCTCCCATCTGGTTTCCCCGGGCTTTGCCGTGGAGGCCCGGTTCACCGTGGGCGCAGGGGATGCCTTCAACGCCGGCCTGCTCTACGGCGTCGACAAGGGGTGGACCCCGGCCCGCGCCCTGCGCTTTGCCAACGCCGTGGCAGCCCTGGTGGTGGCCGGTGCCCGGGGCGCCCTGGGCGCGCCGTCCTTGCTCCAGGTGGAGAGCTTCCTGGCCAGACACGCCCAGGGCAGCGATAGGTGACACCAGCAGGGGGCGGACGTGGCTACAAATTCGCGAACACCAGTCGTCACCCCCGCCCCCACCCGCCGCCTACCACCGACTCCCGACTCCTGTCTACCGTCTACCGTCTACCGTCTACCGTCTACTGCCTACCGTCTACTGCCTACCGTCTACCGACTACCATCTACCCCCTACCCTTCCAACCCATTCAACCCAGGAGGAACACAATGAGCTGGCAATTTGAAGTGCTGGCCGAACCCATGGGCCTCACCGAGGGGCCGGCTTGGGACGGCAGCGGCCTGCTGTTCACCAACATCCCCAACAGCCGCATCATGCGCTACGACGGCGAGACCGGCCAGATCTCGGTCTTCCGCACGGGAACGAACCAGGCCAATGGCCTGATGTTCGACCGGGATGGCCGCCTCTATGCCTGCGAAGGCGGGGGCCGCCGTATCGTGCGCTACGAACCGGATGGCGGCACCACCGTCATCTGCGACAACTACCAGGGAAAGCGGCTCAACAGCCCCAACGACCTGGCCATCGACAACCAGGGGCGCATCTGGTTCACCGATCCCCGTTACGGCGACTACCGCGACGACATGGAACTGGACCATGAGTCGGTCTACCGGCTGGATCCCCAGCCCGACGGCACCTGGTCCATCACCCGCATGACCTACGACACCACCGCGCCCAACGGCATCCTCCTCTCGCCGGACAACCGCACCCTCTATGTGGCCCAGAGCAAATACGGCGAGGGTGAAAAGCGAGAACTCCGGGCCTATCCCATCCGCGAAGACGGGACCCTGGGGCCATATGAGGTGTTGCACAACTTCTACCCCCACCGGGGCATCGACGGCATGTGCCTGGATACCGAGGGCAACATCATCGCCACCGCCGGCTGGGAGCTGAGCGGCCCCGGCGGCATGATCTACGTCTTCGCGCCCAACGGCCGGGTGTTGGAAACCCACCCGCTGCCCTGCAACCGGCCCACCAATTGCACCTTCGGCGACGCAGATCTGCGCACCCTCTACGTCACCTCCATCGAGGGCCATCTGATCCGGGCCCGCACCCCGCGCCAGGGGCTGTTGCTCTATCCGCCCCTCGCCAGGTAGCCGTCGGGAGGCGCAGGCTATGACCTCAACGAACCATCCACCGGTCCGCCGCTGGGCGCCCCTGGAGCTCACCGTGGACGCCGGCGTGGCCCTGGAAAATCCGCTGCAGGCGGGGCGGCTGGAGGCAACCTTCACCGGACCCTCGGGCCAGATCCGCCGGATCGATGGCTTCTGGGATGGCGGCACCACGTGGCGGGTGCGCTTTGCCCCGGACGAAGAAGGGCGCTGGCACTACCGCCTCCAGTGGCAGGGCCGCCCGGATGTGGCCTTCACGCCGGACCAGGGCCACTTCGACTGTGTGGCGCCCGCGGGCCAGGGCCTCTTCCAGCGCCACGGCCCGGTGCGCCTGGCCGCGCACAAGCGCCACCTGGAGCACGCGGACGGCACGCCCTTCTTCTGGCTGGCAGATACAGCCTGGAACGGGCCCCTGCGGGCCACCGACGACGAGTGGGCCTACTATCTCCAGGTGCGCACCCGCCAGCGTTTCACCGCGGTCCAGTGGGTTGCGACCCAGTGGCGGGCTGCGCCGGACGGGGACAGGGATGGCCGCCTGGCCTTCACCGGCCGGGAGCGCATCGCCGTCAATCCTGAGTTCTTCCAGCGGCTGGATCGCCGGGTGGCGGCCATGGCCCAGGCCGGCCTGTTGAGCGTGCCCGTGCTGCTCTGGGCCGTGGGGGGCGGTACCAATCCCGAGGTGGATCCCGGCTACGGCCTGCCGGAAGATCAGGCCATCCTGCTGGCGCGCTACATGGTGGCCCGCTGGGGCGCGTGGCCGGTGGTCTGGATTCTGGCAGGCGACGGCAAGTACTTCGGCGACTACGCGGCCCGCTGGCGGCGCATCGGCCGCGCCGTCTTCGGCGACGGACCCCGCGCGCCCGTGGCCATGCACTGTGGCGGCCAGCAGTGGCCCGCCGATGAGCTGCGGGGCGAGCCGTGGCTGGACATCCTGGGCTACCAGAGCGGCCACGGCGACAGCGCCGAGACCTGGCGGTGGCTGGTGGAAGGCCCGCCTGCCCGGGAATGGGGCAGGGAGCCCCGCCTCTTCCAGTTGAACCTGGAGCCGGCCTACGAGAATCATGTGGCCTACCACTCCGGGCAGCCCCACTCCGCCCAGTCGGTGCGCCAGGCCATCTACTGGAGCCTGCTCAACGCCCCCACGGCCGGCGTCAGCTACGGCGGCCACGGCGTCTGGGGGTGGGATGACGGCAGCGGCCCGCCGGTGGATCATCCCCGCTCGGGCACGCCCCTGCCCTGGCGGGAGGCGCTGGAGATGCCCGCCGCAACTCAGATGGCCCACCTGGCCGATTGCTTTACCGGCCTGGCGTGGACGGCGCTCCGGCCCCGGCCCGACCTGCTGGTGGAACAACCGGGGCGGGAAGATGTGACCCGTACCGTCCTGGTCTCCGCTTCGGATGCTGGGGACCTGGTGGTGGCGTACACGCCCCAGCCGGTTACGCTGCGACTGCGTACCGCGGAGCTGGCAGCCGGCCTCGCGGGCACCTGGTGGGATCCGCGTACGGGCACGCAGCATCCCCTGGATTTCCTGCCCGCCGGGGAGGAGGTCGCCTTGACCACACCCGGTGCGGGCGACTGGTTGTTGATCCTGCAACCACGGGAGTGAAAGGAGTCTCCATGCCCACTCCATTCCGCATCGGCATTTCCGCCGACTTCAAGACAGCGGCGCCCGGCCGACTGGAGCCGGCGCTGCGCACCCTCATCGAGCCCCTGCCCCACGTGAGCTACGGTGAATTCGCCCCAACCGGCCAGGATGACGCGGGTCCGTACGTCACCCCCGCGGACATCGCCGACTTCGACGCGGTCCTGGTCCTGGGGCCGCGCTTCACTGCAGCCTCCTTTTCAGGCCAGGATCGGCTGGCGGTCATCGCCCGCTGGGGCGTCGGCTACGACATGATCGACGTGGCCGCGTGCACAGCCAACGACGTGCTCCTGGCCATCACCGTGGACGCGGTGCGCCGGCCGGTGGCCGAAGCCATCCTGACCCTGATGTTGGCCCTGGCCAAACAGTTGCCGGCCAAGGACCGCCTGGTGCGCACCGGCCGTTGGGATCTCCGGGGTGAGTTGCCGGCCCTGGGCCTGCGGGACAAGACCGTGGGGTCCGTGGGGCTGGGCAACATCGGCGCGGAGATGTTCCGGCTGCTGGCGCCCTTTGGCCTGGGCCGTCGTCTGGCCGCGGACCCCTACGCCCGTCCCGAGGTGGTCGCCGAACTGGGGGTGGAACTGGTGGACCTGGAGACCCTGTTCCAGGAATCGGACTTTATCGCGGTGAACTGCCCCCTCACTCCGGAGACCCGGGGGCTGGTCAACGCCCGCCTCCTCTCCCGAATGAAGCCCACTGCCTACCTGATCAACACGGCCCGGGGACCCATTGTCAACCAGGATGACCTGGTGGCCGCGCTGGAGGCCGGCCAGATTGCCGGCGCAGGCCTGGATGTCTTCGACCCGGAGCCGCTGCCGGTGGACCATCCCCTCACCCGCATGGAGAACGTGATCCTTTCGCCCCACTCCCTGGCCTGGACCGACGAGCTCTACCGGGACAACAGCCTGGGCGCCTGTGAGAACATTCTCCAGGTTTTCCAGGGGCAGCTCCCCCGGTACACGGTCAACCGGGAGGTGGTGCAACGGCCGGGTTTCCAGGCCAAGCTCCAGGTCCTGAAGGCGGCCTGGCAGGCTGCGGTTGGCTGATGGCTTGCTACAACGACTTACCACATCCATATCTACCAGGGGAATCAATCGATGCAGATCACAGATATCATCCTCTTTCAAGTCTCGGGGCGCTACACCGGCCCCACCTTCCCGCCCGGTGACCGCCAGGCCCAGCAACTGGACATCTACCCGGAGTTCAACCAGCGTCCTGCCGCCGAACCCGGGGACACCCTCAGTGCCATCTACGTGGAAGTGCAGACCGACCAGGGGATCTCCGGCCTGTGGGGCCCCATTCAGGAGCATCAGGCCTACCACATCCACCGCTCCCTTCGCCCCTTTCTCATGGGCCGGGACCCTCTGGCCACGGAGCTCCTCTACGACCAGATGATTCGCCTGGACCGCCACGGTCGCTCTGGCCTCTTCATGACCGCGGTGAGCGCGGTGGACAACGCCCTGTGGGACCTCAAGGGGAAGGCGTGGGGTCAGCCAGTCTACCGCCTGCTGGGCGGCCCTACCCGGCCGGCGGTGCCCGCCTATGCCAGCATGTTGGGCTTTTCCGTGGAGCCGGAGCAGGCCGCGGCCACAGCCCGGGAATACAAGGCCAAAGGGTTCACGGCCCAGAAGTGGTTTTTCCGCTACGGGCCCGGCGACGGCGAGGCGGGCAAAGCCCGCAATCTGGCCATGGCCCAGGCGGTGCGGGACGCAGTGGGGCCGGCGTACACCCTCATGTTTGACGCGTTCATGGGTTGGACGGTGAGCTACGCGGTGGAGATGGTGCGGGCCCTGGAGCCCATTCGCCCTTTCTGGATGGAAGAGCCCATCCCGCCTGAACGGGTGGGCGGGCTGCGCAAGATCCGCCAGGCGGCCCGGGTGCCCATTGCCACGGGTGAGCACGTCTACACCCGCTGGCAGACCAAGGAGCTGCTGGTCAACCAGGCGGTGGATGTGCTGCAGAACGACCCCGACTGGACCGGCGGCATCACCGAGCTGGTGAAGGTGTGTGCCCTGGCCTCCGCCTTCGAGACGCCTGTGGTGGCCCACGGCCATTCGCTGCTGGCGGCCCTCCATGTGGCCGGTGCCCAATCGCCCGCGGCGGTGCCCTTCGTGGAATACCTGATCCGGGCGCAGGAATCCAAGCAGTTCTTTCACAAGCCCATCTACCGACCCCAGGATGGCGTGGTGGCACTGCCGGAGCTGCCCGGCCTGGGGCTGGTGCTGGATGAGGAGAAGGTGGAAGAGCGAACGCCTCTTTCTTGGGGGTGAGCGCCTTTCTTGGCTCAGAATTTATTGTTGACCAGGCCAATAGCTGGCAGGCCCCGTTATCTTTTCCGGCCGACCGTTGTCAAAATCCCCACAATGACAAGGGCGGCAATCACATGCATCAGCTCTAGAGTGATTATGGCATCCCAGGTGATGGGCAGACTGAAGGGTGTAATAAACGAGAGACGGATTACACAGACAGCGCCGCATGGGGCGAGTGCGCATCCTCAGATGCGCACTCCTCGAAAGGATCACCACCGCCACGCGGAGTCGGCATCTGAGGATGCCGACCCAGCCGCTGCGCAGCCGTTGCCGTCCCTGCACCTGTCCGGATTGGGTGCAACACGTGCGTAGGGCGGGTCTCTGGCCCGCCGTGGGTGGCTGGTTCGACCGCGACAGCGGGCGGGCACGGAGGCCCGCCCCGACGGGGACGGGCGCCTTTCCGGGCACCACCGTGCGGCCGGAGACCGCACCTACGACAGGAGCCGCCATCCGCGCCGATCGGACGCCACGGATATGGGGGGCGGCGTGAAATCGATGGGGCGGGTCTGCAAAGATAGTGGTTGACCTTTGCCTCAAGCCAGGAACAGCCATGACGTAAGGCATCCTGCTCAATCTGCAGGAAAGCACACAGCCCCAGCCCGGTATGATTCATTCGGATGGCATAACCCAGGGGAACCGGGCGCTTCGTCCTTGCGCCCGGCTGTGGCAGGGGAGATGTTGGGGAAAGTCAGACCACGTGGATGCCGTCACCTTCGACCACTTCCCCGATTTCCCAGCAGTCCTGCTCCTGTTCCTGGCAGGCGGCCCGGAAGGTGTCTACCTGACCCTCGGGGACGGCCAGCAGCAGGCCGCCGCTGGTTTCCGCCTCCCACAGGAGGGTTCGCTGGGCAGGGGTGACGCTTTCGGCGAAGCGGACCTGATTCGCAAAGGCCTCCGGGTTGCGGCTGCTGGCCCGGGTCAGGTAGCCGGCCCGAATGTAGTCCCACACGCCAGGCAGGTGGGGCACGTCGGCGGCCCGGATGCGCAGGCCAATCGGGCCGGCGGGACCACCTGCAGCCACCATCTCGCTGGCGTGGCCCAGCAAGCCAAAGCCGGTGACGTCGGTGGCGCAGCGGACGCCCGCGGCCCGGGCCGCCCGAGCCGCAGCCCGATTCAGGCGCAACATGGACTGAATGGCCGCATCCAGGTGGCGCACATCCAGGTCGGGCTTGCCCTGGGCCCGACGGGCCAGCCGTTGCGCGCGACCTTCGCCGGGGCCGGTTAATTTGGCCGCGGTGGTGATGATGCCCGTGCCCAGGGGCTTGGTGAGGAAAAGCCGGTCGCCGGGGCGGGCTCCGCCCTTGCGAAAGACCTGCTCTGGATGGACCAGGCCGGTGACGCTGAGGCCGTAGAAGGGCTCCGGGTTGGTCACCGTGTGCCCCCCGGCGATGGCCGCGCCCGCCTCCCGCACCTTGGCGGCACCGCCGGCAAAGATCTGGGCCACCGTTTCCGGGCTCAGCGCCTCGGGAAAGCCGGCGATATTCAGGCAAAAGATCACCTCGCCGCCCATGGCATAGACGTCGCTCATGGCGTTGGCCGCGGCGATGGCCCCGTAGGTCCAGGGATCATCCACGATGGGCGTGAAGAAATCCGTGGTCTTGATCAGGGCCCGTTCCGCGTCCAGCCGATAGACGGCGGCGTCATCCGGTTCGCCCAGGCCGACCAGGATCTCGGGATATTCAGTTGCCGGGAAGAACCCGGCCAGTTGTCGCACGACCTGCGACAGCGTCTCCGGTGGGAGCTTGGATGCTCAACCGGCGCACGCCACCATCGCGGTCAGGTAAGGTCGTTCCTTGTCCATGGCCTGTTCGTCTTGAAAGCGGGTTTCTCTTTGGGCTCTCTGGGCACGTCTGAATATGCCGTGATGCCTATTGTACACGGAAGGGGCATCCCCGCCAAGTGGCAGGCGGCCAGGGGGGCATTCCAGTTTGGGGGCAGGATTCGGCCCCTGGGGCTTTGGGCAGGCCTTTATCTCGTCGGACAGGGCGGTCTCGTCGGACAGAGCGGCGTCCAAGGGCGCGCCTCTGGGCCGCTGTCCCGACCGGCGCCTGGTGCAGGTCGATCCGGTAGGGGCGGGGCTTGCCCTGTTCCCACCGATTGGGAGATCCAGAAGGTGTCGCGCCGTCGTTCTTATGCATGGTGATGATGCCTGCGCCGTGGCACGCTCTCCCCGGGGTAGCCGGAATCGCAAATTTGAGCCTGGCTGTGATACCCTTTGCAGTACCGCTATGGATCCACGATACAGATACTGCAAAGACCCAGAAAGGCTCCCAGTATGACTGGCAATGGCAGCAAATATGTGGTGGTGACCGGCGTCTCCAGTGGGATCGGCCGGGCAACCCTGGCCGAGCTGGCCGCCCACGGCTATCACGTGTTTGGCAGCGTCCGGACCCAGGAAGTGGCAGATCGGCTCTCCCAGGAGTATGGCGCCGCGTTCACGCCCCTCTTGTTCGACGTGACCGACGAAGACGCGGTGGACGCGGCCGCCGAGCAGGTGGCCGAGGTGGTGGGCGATCGGGGGCTGGTTGGCCTGGTCAACAACGCGGGCATCGCGGTCGGCGGGCCACTCCTGTATCTGCCGATTGAGGAGATGCGTCGGCAGTTCGAGGTCAACCTGTTCGGCGTGATGAACGTGATCCAGGCTTTCGCCCCCCTGTTGGGCGCGGAGGCGGAAGCGCCCCACCCACCGGGCCGCATCATCAACCTGAGTTCGGCCAGCGGCCACACGGCCTATCCCTTCCTGGGGCCCTATGCCGCTTCCAAGTTCGCCCTGGAGGGCTTTTCCGACAGCCTGCGGCGGGAACTGCAGCTCTTCGGCATCGACGTCATCGTGATCATTCCCGGCGCGGTGCGTACGCCCATCTGGGACAAGGCCCTGGCCCTGGCAGAGGAGGACGACTACAGCGACACCGAGTACGCCGAGATCGTCCCCAAGGTACGGGAGACCCTGGCGCGCCTGGAGCAGGAGGGTATGCCGCCGGAACGGGTGAGCCGCACCATCCGCCAGGCCTTGGAGAGCCCCAGGCCCAAGACCCGCTACGTGGTGGCCAACAACTGGCTGTTGGGCTGGATTTTGCCCCGCTGGCTGCCTGATCGCTGGCTGGATCGCCTGGTGGCCCGCCAGTGGGGGTTGGGCCGCGCCTGAAGCCACCCCACGAGGACCAGGCGGTACGCATTCACCCCAGACTGGATCAGGGACCTGAGCCGCAGGGACAGACTCCCCTGCAAAAAGGGCATTTTTGAACGCAAAGGCGTCAAGAAGCGCAGGAGAGAAGCACCCGAATCAGCGTTCATCGGCGTGGGTCAGCGTCCGAATTTCAGCAGTTCACGATTTCGACGCGGAGTCGGCATCCTCAGATGCCGACCCAGGCGGAACAGCGCCGCATCTGAGGATGCTCACTCCACAAATGGGCAACAATCGTGAAGTACTGAATTTGACCTTTTTGCAGTAGAGTCAGTTTGCAGTAGAGCCAGGGACAGGAACGAGAACACGAAAGGGAAAAAGAGATGCAAGCGCTGTGTTCATCTGTGAAATGTATGGTTTCTGCAGTGGGCTCCCGGATCTCTACGCTGAGGGGTGGCTTCATTTTGGCGCTGGTTTCCGGGTTGGTGCTCCTCGCCCTGGCTGCCTGTAACCCGGGTGGCGGTGCCAGCGTGCTTCCGGCAGCGCCCGCCCAGACCCCGGCTGACGGGGCCGCTCCGGCCACTGCCACCCCGGCGTCCAACCCGGCTGATCCTGCGCCGACGCCCACGGCAACGGCTGCACCCACCGAGTCCGCCCCCGAGCCCACCCCGGAGGCCAGGTTGCGGACCTTCCGGCTGGCGCCCGGGCAAAGCGAAGCCCGCTTCATCGTCGACGAGGTGTTGCTGGGGCGCCCCAACACCGTGGTGGGCAGCACCGACCAGGTGACCGGCACCATCCAGGTGGATCTGAACGACTTCCGCCAGACCCAGGTCAGCCCCATCCAGGTGGATGCCCGCTCCCTGGCCACGGACAACCGGTTCCGCAACCGTTCCATCCAGCGGCAGATCCTCCAGTCCCAGCGGGATGAATATCGCTACATCGTCTTCACCCCCACGGCCATCGAGGGGCTGCCGGAGACGGTGAACCTGGGTGAGCCCTTCACCTTCCAGATCGTCGGCGACCTGACCATTCGAGATATCACCAGCCCGGTCACCTTCGAAGTCACGGTGACGCCCGTCTCCGAAACCGAGTTGACCGGCCTGGCCCGCACCACGGTCACCCGTTCCATGTTCGACCTGCGCATCCCCAACGTGCCCGGTGTGGCCGACGTCTCGGAAGATGTGCAGTTGGAGCTGGAATTTGTGGCGGTGGCCGAAGAAGGGACCGGCGGCTAGCCGTTGACCCTTTCTCCACCGCTCCCCACCGACTGTTGCCAAACGCCTGGCCTCTGGCCGGGCGTTTTTGTTGCAGCGGCATGCACCCGGCCGAAACGGCGATTTGTGGGCGCCGATGCAATCTGGTATCATCCGTGCATATGTCAAACGCAACCATGCAGGCTCTGGCCCGGAAGGGGCCAGCAACCTTGCTCTTCCGAACCGGGTCTTCCCGGCACCGTGTGGGAAGTAACACGGGCAGGTCCACGGCCATCTCTGCCTTTTGCCCTGGCCAGGTGGTGAACGGCCAGTCGGTGAACAGCCGTGCTGGCAAAGGGGCTGACGTGGACCGGGCCGGGGGTAGCAGCCAGGGGGATGGCGCCCGGAAGGGCAACCTCATCCCGGCTGATCTCTGTTAGGCCGCCGGTAGCCATGTCTTCGTTGCATCCATCTCAACTGATCCCAGATCCCATCCAACCTCAAGCCCAGGGCCATGCACCCCAGACAGAGATGCGGCTGCTGCTGATCTGTCACGCCGAGGGGATGCATGATCGTTACGCCAACTTTGCCGGCGAAGAGAGCGGCCTGACTGCCCGGGGATGGGAACAGGCCGACATCCTGGCCGGCTGGCTGCAGAATTACTGCACCATCGACACCCTGGTCAGCGACAGCCTCCTCCACAGCCGTCTCACGGCCCAGCGCATTGGCCAGGCCCTGGGATTGCCCGTGGCGGTCAACCGGGAGCTCCCCCTGTGTCCTCGAGGGGAATGGCAGGCGCTGGACGCCCGCCTGGTCGGCGCTCGCTCCCTCCAGGCGCTGGCCCAGCTTCAGGAGGAGGCGCTGCCGCCTCCTTACGCGGACTTCTGCCGCCAGTTGGTGGCTTCGGTGGACCGCCTGGTGGCCGAACATTGGGGATCAACCCTGGCGCTGGTCACCAGCGGCGACAACATCGCCACCTTGCTCCGCTACTTCTTCGGCGCCCATCGCCTGGACATCCAGATCGACCACACCAGCCTCAGCGAAGTCAACTACCAGGGCCGACGCTGGCGCCTGGCCTACACCAACCGGTTGGAACATCTGCCCAGGCCGGTGCCCAGGGTGCAGCAGGTCAACGGAGAATCCAAGTCGGATGGGGAACCCATGGAGGATCT
The DNA window shown above is from Litorilinea aerophila and carries:
- a CDS encoding SDR family oxidoreductase, which translates into the protein MTGNGSKYVVVTGVSSGIGRATLAELAAHGYHVFGSVRTQEVADRLSQEYGAAFTPLLFDVTDEDAVDAAAEQVAEVVGDRGLVGLVNNAGIAVGGPLLYLPIEEMRRQFEVNLFGVMNVIQAFAPLLGAEAEAPHPPGRIINLSSASGHTAYPFLGPYAASKFALEGFSDSLRRELQLFGIDVIVIIPGAVRTPIWDKALALAEEDDYSDTEYAEIVPKVRETLARLEQEGMPPERVSRTIRQALESPRPKTRYVVANNWLLGWILPRWLPDRWLDRLVARQWGLGRA
- a CDS encoding YceI family protein, with the translated sequence MALVSGLVLLALAACNPGGGASVLPAAPAQTPADGAAPATATPASNPADPAPTPTATAAPTESAPEPTPEARLRTFRLAPGQSEARFIVDEVLLGRPNTVVGSTDQVTGTIQVDLNDFRQTQVSPIQVDARSLATDNRFRNRSIQRQILQSQRDEYRYIVFTPTAIEGLPETVNLGEPFTFQIVGDLTIRDITSPVTFEVTVTPVSETELTGLARTTVTRSMFDLRIPNVPGVADVSEDVQLELEFVAVAEEGTGG